tttttaaatgttaaaaaagaaaaaaactggTAAACTTTTAGAGAAATAAACagtatttaattttctaaaatttaaaaatggtattgataatatggaaaaaaatatttgaattgagAAGTGGTGATGGGGTGGAGTTGTGACCCACCATTCCTTTTATTCATAAGCATCTAATCTGAAGTCCTCATCCGTGGCCTATCAGCCAATCAGTCTGGGAGCTCCTTATCCAAATAAATACCCACTTTTTTGATCTGAAGTGAGTGATACGCCAGCCATTTGCAGCTTtggttgataaaatattatttggtgTGTAGCAGTGAGGATCAAATGGCCATGGCCACAGCTGTCGTATGTCCTCAGAACATCACCGGCGGAGCCGTCGTCAGCTCACCTGCCAAGACCAAGAAGAGAATGAACAGAGTGGTACAGATAAGAGGCCTTAATTCATTTGGGGGACTCAAGGCTAGCAATGATGTTGTGGCCTTGGGACTACCCTTGAGCACTGAGAAGGGTTTCGCCAAGATTGTGAGCTCGGTGAAAGCAACAGCATCCAATGGAAAAGGAAAGGGAGGAGGAGCGCTTTCATCCACTTGCAATGCCGCCGGTGAGATATTCACAATTGCTGCTATCATCAATGGCCTTGTTCTTGTGGGGGTTGCTGTTGGCTTCGTGCTCCTGCGAGTTGAAGCGTGGGTGGAGGAGTCTGAGGCAGAGTGAAAccaagtaattaattaatatccACACTATATGTTCCTTCTATATTTCATGCTTCGCCTGTTCTTCTTTTCATTATGACTTGTATATCTATTTCTGAAATTTCATCGTTTTCTTGTTTACTTCGTAATTGGATTATCTCTCGTCAATAATTTATTGCCTTCAACTGCTGCATTACCAAACCTCTCCTTCCAACCTATGATGTTTCGGCCTCTGGGCTGCataccaaattattttttaaaattattcttaaagtGCCCACACCTTAC
This DNA window, taken from Vigna radiata var. radiata cultivar VC1973A chromosome 5, Vradiata_ver6, whole genome shotgun sequence, encodes the following:
- the LOC106762354 gene encoding uncharacterized protein LOC106762354 codes for the protein MAMATAVVCPQNITGGAVVSSPAKTKKRMNRVVQIRGLNSFGGLKASNDVVALGLPLSTEKGFAKIVSSVKATASNGKGKGGGALSSTCNAAGEIFTIAAIINGLVLVGVAVGFVLLRVEAWVEESEAE